The following are encoded in a window of Salinigranum halophilum genomic DNA:
- a CDS encoding OsmC family protein: MTTDDGEFVVGHDVNPVENLLGSVLACLNSTGTMVARDMEIDIVSLEATVEGDVNYARYLGKDSEDRPGLQGLDVSLSVEAEGDADLDAWLSAVKERCPVTDNIEHETGLRVTLD, from the coding sequence GTGACGACTGACGACGGGGAGTTCGTCGTCGGACACGACGTGAATCCCGTCGAGAATCTCCTCGGATCCGTCTTGGCCTGTCTCAACTCGACCGGGACGATGGTCGCCCGCGACATGGAGATTGATATCGTGTCGCTTGAGGCAACGGTCGAGGGGGATGTGAACTACGCGAGGTATCTGGGCAAGGACTCCGAGGACCGTCCAGGTTTGCAAGGACTCGACGTATCCCTCTCGGTCGAGGCAGAGGGCGACGCTGACCTCGACGCCTGGCTTTCGGCAGTCAAAGAGCGGTGTCCGGTCACTGATAACATCGAACACGAGACCGGACTCCGCGTCACACTCGATTGA